Proteins from one Clostridium cellulovorans 743B genomic window:
- a CDS encoding galactose ABC transporter substrate-binding protein, whose amino-acid sequence MKILRRIVAIVMVLIMATFISSGSIYATVNINLQKPVRVAALFFEFNDPNLALVRKNLEDIQDKNKDKVEFTFYNAENNEAIQDATISKVIRERTADLLMVNLVNKSAESVKKLIDEAKRYGIPVVLFNYLQPETVDIIKSYNKAFAIGLDERQAGILQGQIIVDMWNSNKAKIDKNKDNTLQYIMLQASNEAVPLIRTNSAIETINNAGIKTKQLALVNAKWDKELAREAISALFLRYANLIEAIISNNDAMAIGAIEALQKYGYNTGNSSRNILVVGIDAIPEARELVNKGVMTGTIIQEPRNTAEALYDIGMNLVTKGSHINNTNYKLAENGVEVLLPFEIYKKKQGTLNEPNKQ is encoded by the coding sequence ATGAAAATTCTAAGAAGAATAGTGGCTATTGTTATGGTTTTAATCATGGCGACATTCATATCATCAGGAAGCATATATGCAACAGTAAATATCAATCTTCAAAAACCTGTTAGAGTAGCTGCGTTATTTTTTGAATTTAATGACCCAAACTTAGCTTTAGTCAGAAAAAATTTGGAGGATATACAAGATAAGAATAAAGATAAAGTTGAATTTACTTTTTATAATGCTGAAAATAATGAGGCTATCCAAGATGCGACTATTAGTAAAGTAATCCGTGAGCGTACAGCAGATCTTTTAATGGTTAACTTAGTTAATAAAAGTGCGGAGTCTGTGAAAAAACTTATTGATGAGGCAAAGCGATACGGAATTCCAGTAGTTTTATTTAATTATTTACAACCTGAAACAGTTGATATTATTAAATCTTATAATAAAGCATTTGCGATAGGGCTGGATGAGCGGCAGGCTGGAATTTTACAAGGGCAGATAATTGTTGATATGTGGAATTCCAATAAAGCGAAAATAGATAAAAATAAGGATAATACTTTGCAGTATATTATGTTGCAAGCATCAAATGAAGCTGTTCCGTTGATAAGAACCAACTCTGCTATTGAAACAATTAATAATGCAGGAATAAAAACAAAACAACTTGCATTAGTAAATGCTAAGTGGGATAAAGAATTAGCTAGGGAAGCTATTAGTGCTTTGTTTTTAAGATATGCTAACTTAATTGAAGCTATAATTTCAAATAATGATGCTATGGCTATAGGTGCCATCGAGGCCTTGCAGAAATATGGATATAACACTGGAAATTCTTCAAGAAATATCTTAGTTGTCGGAATTGATGCAATACCAGAAGCACGAGAATTAGTTAACAAGGGTGTTATGACAGGTACTATTATTCAAGAACCACGGAACACAGCAGAAGCTCTTTATGATATAGGAATGAATTTGGTTACTAAGGGAAGTCATATTAATAATACAAATTATAAGTTAGCTGAAAATGGAGTTGAGGTTCTCTTACCCTTTGAAATATATAAAAAGAAGCAGGGTACTTTAAATGAACCCAACAAGCAATAA
- a CDS encoding AraC family transcriptional regulator, with the protein MRFFLSNASSTLSNLSCGNLISKQAFLHHRRNFDMYVLIMVIEGTLYMSQNGERFELGPKQYIFLKAGEEHYGYKPSDGKLSYLWVHFKMNNHVTVVSKETFFNGMLENIISDKNNSFYIMPESGEISLTQRAPLLFNQLLDITRQEMIYSNQIIDYALSLLVMEISQEFIEVYYKIKQNIPPNIARIMEWIKANYYKPITISDIAYEFGYNADYLSSLFRKTSGSTLINFINKTRIDISKSLITNYDISIKEAAYSCGFTDEKYFLKTFKKFEAMTPSQYKKAFTRKMINL; encoded by the coding sequence ATGAGATTTTTTTTATCAAATGCTTCTTCTACGCTGTCAAATCTCTCTTGTGGAAACTTAATCAGTAAACAAGCCTTTCTTCATCACAGACGTAATTTCGATATGTATGTATTAATTATGGTAATTGAAGGAACTCTATATATGTCACAGAATGGGGAAAGATTTGAACTTGGACCAAAACAATATATTTTCTTAAAAGCAGGCGAAGAGCATTATGGATACAAACCATCTGATGGAAAATTATCTTATCTATGGGTTCATTTTAAGATGAATAATCATGTTACCGTAGTGTCAAAGGAAACATTTTTTAATGGTATGTTAGAGAATATAATTAGTGATAAAAATAACAGCTTTTACATTATGCCTGAGTCTGGTGAGATATCTCTCACGCAGAGGGCGCCTTTGTTATTTAATCAGCTATTAGATATAACTAGGCAGGAAATGATTTATTCAAACCAGATTATCGATTATGCACTTAGTTTATTAGTTATGGAAATATCACAGGAATTTATAGAAGTGTATTATAAAATCAAGCAAAATATCCCTCCCAATATAGCACGAATTATGGAATGGATAAAGGCAAATTATTATAAACCTATTACAATATCAGATATTGCTTATGAATTTGGTTATAATGCTGATTATTTATCTTCTTTATTCAGAAAGACTTCGGGAAGTACATTAATTAACTTTATCAATAAAACAAGAATAGATATATCAAAATCATTGATTACAAATTATGATATATCTATTAAAGAAGCTGCCTATTCTTGTGGGTTTACCGATGAGAAGTATTTTTTAAAAACATTTAAAAAATTTGAAGCCATGACACCATCACAATATAAGAAAGCTTTTACAAGAAAAATGATTAATTTATAA
- a CDS encoding beta-L-arabinofuranosidase domain-containing protein: MLKPINTKNIKLLPSIFKERYDLNRNYLINVKNQGLLQNFYLEAGIILPGLQVLHNPDTDEIHWGWDAPTCQLRGHFLGHWLSAAASIFVSEQDHELKAKLDKIIDELIKCQELNGGEWIGPIPEKYFQKLENSHHVWSPQYVMHKVLMGLMNSYIDTNSDKALAILDKLSNWYIKWTDDMLIKNPRAIYGGEEAGMLEVWITMYEITAEEKYLELAKKYSNPRIFRDLEAGRDTLTNCHANASIPWSHGAAKLYEVTGDEKWRKITEAFWKNAVTDRGYYCSGGQGAGEYWTPPFKLGLFLSDSNQEFCTVYNMIRTASYLYKWTGDTSFADYIELNLYNGFLAQQNKYTGMPTYFLPLGAGSKKKWGTETRDFWCCHGTMVQAQTLYNSLIYFEDKERLVVSQYIPSELKWNYNNTDITIQQRVNMKYYNDLAFFDERDESQMSRWSLKFQVAAEKNESFTLSFRVPKWVKELPSVTINNEKIDDLTVDEGYINIKREWSQDEVLIYFPCRLEISPLPDMPDTFAFMEGPIVLAGICDEERRLYGDADKPSEILMPQYQHTYGVFPWKQGIYKTINQPENITFMPLYEITEERYTVYFNRDKSLL; this comes from the coding sequence ATGCTAAAACCGATAAATACAAAAAATATTAAGCTTTTACCAAGTATATTCAAAGAAAGATATGATTTGAACCGTAATTATCTCATTAATGTAAAAAATCAAGGGTTATTACAAAATTTTTATTTAGAAGCAGGTATAATTTTACCTGGACTTCAGGTACTGCATAATCCTGATACTGATGAAATTCATTGGGGCTGGGATGCACCAACTTGCCAATTAAGGGGACACTTTTTAGGACATTGGCTATCTGCTGCTGCATCCATATTTGTCAGTGAGCAAGATCATGAGTTAAAAGCTAAGTTAGATAAAATAATAGATGAACTTATTAAATGTCAGGAATTAAATGGCGGTGAATGGATTGGACCGATACCCGAAAAATATTTTCAAAAGCTAGAAAATTCTCATCATGTATGGTCTCCTCAATATGTCATGCATAAAGTTCTTATGGGACTGATGAACTCTTATATCGATACTAACAGTGATAAAGCACTTGCGATTCTTGACAAGTTAAGTAATTGGTATATAAAGTGGACAGATGATATGTTGATAAAAAATCCACGTGCTATTTATGGTGGCGAGGAAGCAGGAATGCTAGAAGTATGGATTACCATGTATGAAATAACAGCGGAGGAAAAGTATCTAGAGCTTGCTAAAAAGTATAGTAATCCAAGAATTTTTAGAGATTTGGAAGCTGGTAGGGATACCTTAACTAACTGTCATGCAAATGCCAGTATTCCATGGTCCCATGGGGCAGCTAAGCTTTATGAGGTTACTGGTGATGAGAAATGGAGAAAAATCACAGAAGCATTTTGGAAGAATGCAGTGACAGATCGTGGTTATTACTGTAGTGGTGGACAAGGTGCTGGCGAATATTGGACGCCTCCTTTTAAACTTGGTCTCTTTTTAAGCGATTCAAATCAGGAATTTTGTACGGTTTATAATATGATAAGAACTGCATCCTATCTATATAAATGGACTGGAGATACTTCTTTTGCTGACTACATCGAACTCAATTTGTATAACGGTTTCCTCGCTCAGCAAAATAAGTACACAGGAATGCCTACTTACTTCCTTCCACTAGGAGCTGGAAGTAAGAAAAAGTGGGGAACGGAAACTCGCGATTTTTGGTGTTGTCATGGTACAATGGTTCAGGCTCAGACTCTATATAATTCATTGATTTATTTTGAAGACAAAGAAAGGCTTGTTGTGAGCCAATACATTCCTTCCGAATTAAAGTGGAACTATAATAATACAGATATTACTATTCAGCAGAGAGTAAATATGAAATATTATAATGACCTTGCTTTTTTTGATGAAAGAGATGAAAGTCAGATGTCACGTTGGTCACTGAAATTCCAAGTCGCTGCTGAGAAAAACGAAAGTTTTACTCTTTCGTTTAGAGTACCTAAATGGGTAAAGGAACTACCAAGCGTAACAATCAATAATGAAAAAATCGATGATTTAACCGTAGATGAGGGATACATCAATATAAAAAGAGAGTGGTCACAAGATGAAGTATTAATTTACTTTCCTTGTAGGCTAGAAATTTCTCCATTGCCGGATATGCCAGACACCTTTGCATTTATGGAAGGTCCGATTGTATTGGCGGGTATTTGTGATGAAGAAAGGAGATTGTACGGTGATGCCGATAAACCGAGCGAAATTTTGATGCCACAATACCAACACACATATGGAGTATTCCCTTGGAAACAGGGCATCTATAAGACAATCAATCAACCTGAAAATATAACTTTTATGCCACTGTATGAAATAACAGAAGAAAGATACACAGTATATTTTAATAGGGATAAAAGTTTATTATAA
- a CDS encoding GNAT family N-acetyltransferase — MEIKLMSIEDYHKVHELWTNTQGMGMRSLDDSFEGIKKFLKRNPNTNFIAKEGDKIVGVLLCGHDGRRAYIYHTAVNVDYRNKGIGKSLVNAVLDALRKEEITKVALVAFAENTVGNKFWESVGFINRYDLIYRNFSINTNNT; from the coding sequence ATGGAAATAAAATTAATGTCAATTGAAGATTACCATAAGGTTCATGAATTATGGACAAATACTCAAGGAATGGGTATGCGTAGTTTAGATGACTCCTTTGAAGGAATCAAAAAGTTTTTAAAAAGAAATCCTAATACAAACTTCATTGCAAAAGAGGGAGATAAGATAGTTGGAGTTCTACTATGTGGACATGATGGAAGAAGAGCATACATTTATCATACAGCCGTTAATGTTGATTATCGAAACAAGGGCATCGGTAAATCTTTAGTCAATGCTGTTCTTGATGCTTTAAGAAAAGAAGAAATAACAAAAGTCGCCCTTGTTGCTTTTGCAGAAAATACTGTAGGAAATAAGTTTTGGGAATCCGTTGGTTTCATTAATCGTTATGACCTAATTTATAGAAACTTTTCTATTAATACTAATAACACCTAA
- a CDS encoding GNAT family N-acetyltransferase: MENIVSDRLIIRRFTENDWQDLYEYLSDEEVVRFEPYDTYSEEQAKEEVINRARNEIFYAVTLKDSGKVIGNLTFIKGDFDTYELGYVFNRKYHGKGYATEGAKTLIEYGFSSLGARRIIAMCSSMNKPSWKLLERLNMRREGVLLQNVYFKVDSDGQPIWFDTYEYAILKSEWHKLK; the protein is encoded by the coding sequence ATGGAGAATATAGTTTCAGATAGATTAATTATTAGAAGGTTTACAGAAAATGATTGGCAAGATTTATATGAGTATTTATCAGATGAAGAGGTGGTAAGATTTGAGCCCTATGATACTTATTCTGAGGAACAGGCTAAAGAAGAAGTAATTAACAGGGCAAGAAATGAAATTTTTTATGCAGTTACTTTAAAGGACAGTGGAAAAGTGATTGGAAATCTCACATTTATTAAGGGAGACTTCGATACTTATGAATTAGGCTACGTTTTTAATAGAAAATATCATGGAAAAGGTTATGCTACTGAAGGAGCAAAAACATTGATTGAATATGGATTTTCTAGTCTTGGTGCAAGACGTATTATTGCTATGTGCAGTTCAATGAATAAACCTTCTTGGAAATTACTTGAGCGGTTGAATATGAGACGTGAAGGCGTATTGCTGCAAAATGTCTATTTTAAGGTGGATAGTGATGGACAACCAATATGGTTTGATACTTATGAGTATGCAATATTAAAATCAGAATGGCATAAATTAAAATAA
- a CDS encoding ABC transporter ATP-binding protein encodes MLVLSVDNLKKVYTSKNNENSTNALNGVDFKIEEGEFVGIMGPSGSGKTTLLNLLSGIDRLSSGKIEILGKDVKKMSKNNMTLFRREHLGFVFQDFNLLDSLTIEENIMLPLSLDYHEPEEMKGKIDGVMAMLDIATIKDKYPYSVSGGQQQRAAIGRAIINNPDIIFADEPTGNLDWKSSNTVMGYFEKLNMMNNNTILVVTHDPFTASYCNRIIFIKDGLIHSEVTRDSKERTQFLNVILEKLNSIGDEKK; translated from the coding sequence ATGTTGGTTTTAAGTGTGGATAATCTAAAGAAAGTTTATACTAGCAAGAATAATGAAAATTCAACAAACGCATTAAATGGAGTTGATTTTAAAATAGAAGAAGGCGAATTTGTAGGCATAATGGGACCTTCTGGTAGTGGTAAAACTACATTATTAAACTTGCTTAGTGGTATTGATAGATTAAGTTCAGGGAAGATTGAAATCTTGGGTAAAGACGTAAAAAAGATGTCTAAGAATAATATGACTTTGTTTAGGCGTGAGCATTTAGGTTTTGTATTTCAAGATTTCAATTTGTTAGATAGTTTAACGATAGAAGAAAATATTATGCTGCCTTTGAGTTTAGATTATCATGAGCCAGAAGAAATGAAGGGAAAAATCGATGGTGTCATGGCTATGCTTGATATTGCAACAATAAAAGATAAATATCCATATTCAGTCTCAGGGGGACAACAACAACGAGCAGCTATTGGTAGGGCAATAATAAACAATCCTGATATTATATTTGCTGATGAACCTACGGGTAATTTAGATTGGAAGTCTTCAAATACTGTAATGGGATACTTTGAAAAGCTAAACATGATGAATAACAATACAATATTAGTTGTAACACATGATCCATTTACAGCTAGTTACTGCAATAGGATAATCTTTATTAAAGATGGGCTGATTCATTCAGAAGTTACTAGAGACAGCAAAGAGCGGACCCAATTCCTTAATGTAATATTAGAAAAACTCAATAGTATTGGAGATGAAAAAAAATGA
- a CDS encoding FtsX-like permease family protein, with the protein MNFRELSLKMAKVNIRRYAIYFLCSGFITMLVFLYLTMYTNKDFNDSSKVNSMISSNLFAPTLALGIFSVVFIVHFHNYFIKSRKKDFSLFMTLGLTNNDIRKIIVLENILITAGSILVGLAMGTLFSKIFYCIVLKITDLNIDFSMNLKSYLYTIVFLGSINLIMILKSCVFVPVYQIIELLKAEHRADYNFMDKKIFRILGISLIISSIIIQWVGIINKKSFIPIYVNMVISLIGIYLFVANLHFFIDKFLKLFKQKTANNLVWVSNLKYSIGSSKNIIFLSTLFLTTIVYFMSFSSTGTEILQKNIFISNPYDLAYGEVYNKNKLSEDKLKSILQDNNVKIDSIDNLEFITQGAMTIISDERLKESLGIDLTVEKGQYTYLHQINKNDGYLHNNQEVKSYKINEITYTCQDKIDKILFNNIPILKNTNYLIFSDEDYLKIKSTSPLKNIGNIKFINFNDWSKTEKVVQALIKELQDYNKKNTKQFFQNEKDDIKVFKPVSKIEDLTLLKESSRFLMFILCFVFSLFFMASNLMIHFKLLLEEQREKVKYQKLYKIGFTERDLSSNISKELMVLFLVPCFLGIYLGGYYICFKLSSIGFNNSYGIKYSMFTGCIYILLELLFYLAYRRYYIKKILS; encoded by the coding sequence ATGAACTTTAGAGAACTTTCATTAAAGATGGCTAAAGTTAACATAAGAAGATATGCTATATACTTTCTATGTAGTGGATTCATAACTATGCTGGTTTTTCTGTATTTAACTATGTATACAAATAAAGATTTTAATGATTCGTCAAAAGTAAATAGTATGATATCAAGTAACTTATTTGCTCCAACTTTGGCTTTGGGTATATTTTCAGTTGTTTTTATAGTTCACTTTCATAATTATTTTATTAAATCTAGAAAAAAGGATTTCTCACTTTTTATGACTTTGGGTTTGACTAATAATGATATAAGGAAAATTATAGTTTTAGAGAATATTTTAATCACAGCTGGTTCTATATTAGTGGGACTTGCTATGGGGACTTTGTTTTCAAAAATATTTTATTGTATTGTACTAAAGATAACTGATCTTAATATAGATTTCTCTATGAATCTTAAGAGTTATCTATATACAATAGTATTTTTAGGCAGTATTAATTTAATAATGATTTTAAAAAGCTGTGTATTCGTACCAGTATACCAAATTATAGAACTTTTAAAAGCTGAGCATAGAGCTGATTATAATTTTATGGATAAAAAAATCTTCAGAATTCTAGGAATCTCTCTTATTATTAGCTCAATTATTATTCAGTGGGTTGGAATAATTAATAAAAAAAGCTTTATTCCTATTTATGTAAATATGGTTATTAGTTTAATAGGTATATATTTATTTGTGGCAAACTTACATTTTTTTATAGACAAGTTTCTTAAGTTATTTAAACAGAAAACTGCTAATAATTTAGTATGGGTAAGCAATTTAAAATATTCCATAGGAAGCTCTAAGAATATTATTTTTTTATCTACATTGTTTCTTACTACAATAGTCTACTTTATGAGCTTTAGTTCTACCGGTACAGAGATATTACAGAAAAATATTTTTATAAGCAATCCATATGATTTAGCTTATGGAGAAGTATACAATAAAAATAAACTCTCAGAAGATAAATTAAAGAGTATACTTCAGGATAATAATGTTAAGATAGATTCAATAGATAATCTAGAATTTATTACCCAAGGAGCGATGACTATAATCTCTGATGAAAGGTTAAAGGAATCCCTTGGAATTGATTTAACTGTAGAAAAAGGACAATACACATATTTGCACCAAATTAATAAGAATGATGGTTATCTCCATAATAATCAAGAAGTCAAAAGTTATAAAATAAATGAAATTACATATACTTGCCAAGATAAAATTGATAAAATACTTTTTAATAATATACCTATCTTAAAGAATACTAACTATTTAATCTTTAGTGATGAGGATTACTTAAAAATAAAATCAACATCACCATTAAAGAACATAGGGAACATTAAGTTTATAAATTTTAATGATTGGAGTAAAACGGAGAAAGTAGTACAAGCTTTAATAAAGGAACTACAAGATTATAATAAGAAAAATACCAAACAGTTTTTTCAAAATGAAAAGGATGATATAAAAGTCTTTAAGCCTGTTTCTAAGATAGAGGATTTAACGTTATTAAAAGAATCTAGTAGGTTCTTAATGTTTATACTATGCTTCGTGTTTTCATTATTCTTTATGGCATCAAACTTAATGATACATTTCAAGTTATTATTAGAAGAACAGCGAGAAAAGGTCAAATATCAAAAGTTGTACAAGATTGGATTTACAGAAAGAGACTTGTCATCAAATATTTCAAAAGAATTGATGGTGTTATTTTTAGTCCCTTGTTTTCTAGGAATATATTTAGGGGGCTATTATATATGTTTTAAGTTATCTTCAATTGGGTTTAATAATAGCTATGGCATAAAATATTCAATGTTCACGGGATGTATTTATATTTTATTAGAGCTGTTATTCTATTTGGCTTATAGAAGGTATTATATTAAAAAAATTTTATCATAG
- a CDS encoding ABC transporter ATP-binding protein has product MLETETEVITISKVEVKLGDNVILKDIDLNIRKGEIVGFLGPSGSGKTTLVKAIIGMNKASGGNIEVLGVRMPSLEIATKIGYMAQSDALYEDLNAMGNLIFFAELYGVKRKEAKIRAEEVLALVGLSEYAKKAVRYFSGGMKRRLSLAIALMHKPQILILDEPTVGIDPVLRKSFWNEFEKIRAAGGTIIVTTHVMDEAYKCDRLALIREGEIIAEGSPEEIIKATGARNIEEAFLCYSGVKEEAEA; this is encoded by the coding sequence ATGTTAGAGACTGAAACAGAGGTTATTACCATATCAAAGGTTGAAGTTAAGCTTGGAGATAATGTTATTTTAAAGGATATAGATCTAAATATCAGAAAAGGCGAAATAGTTGGCTTCTTGGGACCATCTGGTTCAGGAAAGACAACCTTGGTTAAAGCTATAATTGGTATGAATAAAGCAAGTGGTGGGAATATAGAAGTACTTGGAGTAAGGATGCCATCTCTAGAAATAGCTACAAAAATAGGGTATATGGCACAAAGCGATGCTTTATATGAAGATCTTAATGCCATGGGAAATCTTATTTTCTTTGCAGAATTATATGGTGTTAAAAGAAAAGAAGCAAAGATTAGAGCAGAAGAGGTTTTAGCTTTAGTAGGTCTTTCAGAGTATGCTAAAAAGGCAGTAAGATATTTTTCTGGTGGAATGAAAAGAAGGTTATCTCTAGCTATAGCCTTGATGCACAAACCACAAATTTTAATTCTAGATGAGCCTACAGTAGGAATTGATCCAGTCCTTAGAAAAAGTTTCTGGAATGAGTTTGAGAAAATAAGAGCTGCTGGAGGAACTATAATTGTCACTACTCATGTAATGGATGAAGCTTATAAATGTGATAGATTGGCGTTAATAAGAGAAGGGGAAATCATAGCTGAAGGAAGTCCAGAAGAAATTATCAAGGCAACTGGTGCTAGGAATATAGAAGAAGCCTTCTTATGCTACAGTGGGGTAAAGGAGGAAGCAGAGGCGTGA
- a CDS encoding ABC transporter permease has protein sequence MRTLTIAKRVVKQLVGDKRSLGLLFIAPVFVLFLLNIILNSTIDKANLVLLNSDNMPKQLIEAFEKEANIQLSEEKSDTLEQLKSREIDGVIEFKDNKIIINLEGSQTYVTAAVTKSVSTAISQFTKDNLESKPQLKQLGVKPLEKELNFLNGSEDMTSFDGIAPMMMGFFIFFFVFLLAGVSFLRERISGTLDRLLATPIKRMEIVLGYFFGFGLFVTLQTIVIQVFMVYGLKIEIKGNPFIVLLINILLAAGSLALGTLLSAFAKNEFQLFQFIPLIIVPQILFSGLFSLREAPIWVLMLSKIFPLTYGARALSSVVLRGEGLSVVVVDIIVLTGYAVLFIILNSLALKKYRSL, from the coding sequence GTGAGGACATTAACTATAGCAAAAAGAGTTGTAAAACAGTTGGTTGGAGATAAAAGATCTTTAGGTCTTTTATTCATTGCACCAGTTTTTGTACTATTTTTGCTTAATATAATTTTAAACTCAACCATAGACAAGGCAAATTTAGTGTTACTTAATAGTGATAATATGCCTAAGCAATTAATTGAGGCCTTTGAAAAAGAAGCAAATATACAGTTGTCAGAGGAGAAGTCTGATACGTTAGAACAGTTAAAAAGTAGAGAGATAGACGGAGTTATAGAGTTTAAGGATAATAAAATAATAATCAATCTTGAAGGGTCCCAGACTTATGTTACTGCAGCAGTTACTAAATCAGTTAGTACTGCTATTAGCCAGTTTACAAAGGATAATTTAGAATCTAAGCCACAACTTAAACAGCTTGGGGTTAAACCACTAGAGAAGGAACTGAATTTTCTAAACGGTTCAGAGGATATGACTTCCTTTGATGGAATAGCTCCAATGATGATGGGATTTTTTATTTTCTTCTTTGTTTTTCTCTTAGCTGGAGTATCTTTCCTAAGAGAAAGAATAAGTGGAACCTTGGATAGATTATTAGCGACACCGATAAAACGTATGGAAATTGTTCTAGGATATTTCTTTGGTTTTGGCTTATTTGTAACCTTGCAAACTATAGTTATACAAGTATTTATGGTTTATGGACTAAAGATAGAGATAAAGGGAAATCCTTTTATAGTTCTATTGATAAATATATTGTTAGCAGCAGGCTCATTAGCCTTAGGAACATTACTTTCAGCTTTTGCTAAAAATGAATTTCAACTGTTTCAATTTATTCCTTTGATAATCGTACCGCAGATTTTGTTTAGTGGTTTATTTTCTTTAAGAGAAGCACCAATTTGGGTTCTAATGTTATCAAAGATTTTCCCATTAACCTATGGAGCGAGGGCTCTTAGTTCTGTAGTATTGAGAGGTGAAGGTTTAAGTGTTGTAGTTGTTGATATAATTGTTTTAACAGGTTATGCAGTATTGTTTATAATTTTAAACTCTCTTGCTTTAAAGAAGTACAGAAGTTTATAA
- a CDS encoding YcxB family protein translates to MKIDFTLTEEDYLDITMMHMKGSKKFKSSFIAQRFVIPFLVCLVVFDVAKHFGFIPAIIACVALYIGWVLLFPKYYKNSALKKIRKISAKSGEGGPFGNCSIDITSEGVVSSNKEGSLRTNWKRVNKVQETEKFLLIYVDNTNCCVLPLRAFKDQDERKIFMNILKKHCEVEQKDFVTKG, encoded by the coding sequence ATGAAAATTGATTTCACACTAACAGAAGAAGATTACTTAGACATTACCATGATGCATATGAAGGGTTCTAAAAAATTTAAAAGTTCTTTCATAGCTCAAAGATTTGTTATACCATTCCTTGTATGCTTAGTTGTATTCGACGTGGCAAAGCACTTTGGTTTTATTCCTGCAATAATAGCCTGCGTGGCACTTTATATTGGTTGGGTTCTTTTATTTCCAAAATACTATAAAAATTCTGCTTTGAAAAAAATCAGAAAGATTAGTGCAAAATCTGGAGAAGGCGGACCATTTGGAAATTGCTCAATTGATATAACTAGCGAAGGTGTTGTAAGTAGCAATAAGGAAGGTTCACTTAGAACTAACTGGAAAAGAGTAAATAAGGTTCAAGAAACAGAAAAATTTCTACTTATATATGTAGATAATACTAATTGCTGTGTACTACCTTTAAGAGCCTTTAAGGATCAAGACGAACGTAAGATCTTTATGAATATATTAAAGAAGCATTGCGAAGTTGAACAAAAGGATTTTGTTACTAAAGGTTAA
- a CDS encoding aldose 1-epimerase family protein — protein sequence MSKHTLKNSDIIIAINDLGAELCSIKDASTDTEYLWNADATHWKRHSPILFPIVGGLVNNEFTYKGKTYPMSQHGFARDSVFELISKTETELSHRLISSEESLKVYPFDFILDISYKLEGRKITVSWKVTNPSDTTLYFSIGAHPAFMCPVNSQGVQSDYYIGFDSNKNITYSLLGTGGCLNPTTYELPLENGIVKITEDLFTKDALIIENSQSSRVSLLNPEKKPYVTVTFDAPLFGLWSPASGKAPFVCIEPWYGRCDQEGFTGEFSEKQWMNSLEKDQIFEASYTIEL from the coding sequence ATGTCAAAACATACTTTAAAAAATTCAGATATCATCATAGCTATCAATGATCTTGGCGCTGAACTATGCAGCATAAAAGATGCTTCAACAGATACAGAATACCTATGGAATGCTGATGCAACTCATTGGAAACGCCATTCACCAATTCTATTTCCTATCGTAGGTGGCTTAGTTAATAATGAGTTTACTTACAAAGGTAAGACTTATCCTATGTCACAACATGGTTTTGCTAGAGATTCTGTCTTTGAATTAATCTCTAAAACTGAAACAGAGCTTTCTCATAGGTTAATTTCAAGCGAAGAAAGCTTAAAAGTATATCCTTTTGACTTCATCTTAGATATTAGCTACAAACTAGAAGGCAGAAAAATAACAGTTTCTTGGAAGGTTACAAACCCAAGTGATACAACTTTATATTTCTCAATTGGTGCTCATCCAGCATTTATGTGCCCAGTAAATTCACAAGGAGTTCAGTCAGATTACTATATAGGTTTTGATTCTAATAAAAATATTACATACTCTTTATTAGGTACTGGCGGTTGCTTAAATCCAACTACTTATGAACTTCCTCTTGAGAATGGTATTGTAAAAATAACTGAAGACCTTTTTACAAAGGATGCTCTTATCATAGAAAATAGCCAAAGTTCTAGAGTTTCTCTTCTTAATCCAGAGAAGAAACCTTATGTAACAGTTACTTTTGATGCTCCACTATTTGGATTATGGTCTCCTGCATCAGGGAAAGCACCTTTTGTTTGCATTGAACCTTGGTATGGAAGATGCGATCAAGAAGGTTTTACAGGTGAATTTTCTGAAAAACAATGGATGAATTCTTTAGAAAAAGATCAAATCTTTGAAGCTTCTTATACAATAGAACTTTAG